A segment of the Longimicrobium sp. genome:
CCGTAGTATTCCACCACCGCGTCAACGGTCGCCCGCTCTTCGTCGTTCAGGGCGCCAGGGTCGCCACGAGGCCACTCTCGGATTTCGAATTGTCCCCGGTGAAGCTGGTACAGGTCAGGGACAACGGGGCCGTTCGCCCACGCCTCGATGCGTTCGTCGAAGAGTTTGCGATCATCCCAAACGGTAGACCAAGCCTGCGAGTAGTACACCAGCTTCTGAAG
Coding sequences within it:
- a CDS encoding Panacea domain-containing protein; this encodes MKLQKLVYYSQAWSTVWDDRKLFDERIEAWANGPVVPDLYQLHRGQFEIREWPRGDPGALNDEERATVDAVVEYYGWRNAQTLSDMTHREDPWRLAREGLPDGERGNREITPASMSEYYSSLQETEDDGTEG